Proteins from a genomic interval of Caulobacter sp. SL161:
- a CDS encoding nuclear transport factor 2 family protein produces the protein MSAILAAFVATSVLASPEPGLTQTIAARDAVLFNVMFAKCDPAALAALVTDDMEFYHDKGGAMDREAFVADYAKSCAAKLAPDAWRSRRELIPETLKVYAIPGFGAVEEGAHRFYERRGDGAERLAGSARFSILWRLGADGHWRMARTFSIDHAAAP, from the coding sequence ATGTCCGCCATTCTCGCCGCCTTCGTCGCGACCTCGGTTCTGGCCTCGCCGGAGCCCGGTCTGACCCAGACCATCGCGGCGCGTGACGCCGTGCTGTTCAACGTCATGTTCGCCAAGTGCGATCCGGCCGCCCTGGCGGCCCTCGTGACGGACGACATGGAGTTCTACCACGACAAGGGCGGCGCCATGGATCGCGAGGCCTTTGTCGCCGACTACGCCAAGAGCTGCGCCGCCAAGCTTGCGCCGGACGCCTGGCGGTCTCGCCGCGAGCTGATCCCCGAAACGCTGAAGGTTTACGCCATCCCGGGCTTCGGCGCCGTGGAGGAGGGGGCGCATCGCTTCTACGAGCGAAGGGGCGACGGCGCGGAACGGTTGGCCGGTAGCGCGCGGTTCTCAATCCTCTGGCGGCTTGGCGCTGACGGACATTGGCGGATGGCACGAACGTTCAGCATCGATCACGCGGCCGCGCCCTAG
- a CDS encoding alpha-glucosidase, with amino-acid sequence MRFRGTIVTVQVLERPDAEMSMNAEWWRGAVIYQVYPRSFADSNGDGVGDLPGITAHLDHIASLGVEGVWLSPFFKSPMKDFGYDVSDYCDVDPIFGTLADFDALIARAHALGLRIIIDLVFSHTSDEHPWFTQSRQDRTNAKADWFVWADAKPDGSPPSNWQSVFGGPAWTWDARRGQYYMHNFLSSQPQLNLHNPAVQEALLAVTQFWIDRGVDGFRFDAINFSMHDPALTDNPPLPPGGKRTRPFDFQDKIHNQGHADIPKFLSRLRALTDAAGGRFSVAEVGGDHAEREMKLFTAGDDRLNSAYGFLYLYADKLTREMVPQGAAIWPGEAGEGWPSWTFSNHDAPRAVSRWAEGRDRKAFAEMCLLLLMGLRGNVFVYQGEELGLPQANVPFERLQDPEAIANWPQTLGRDGARTPMPWTASALNAGFSAVEPWLPVDPEHLPLAVDAQEADPASTLNVARRLIALRKAFPALRTGVIRFVDTNTPLLIFQRGEGADAVLLAFNLGFQPVTWALPDGWTLVDGVNLDGEGEMPVCASLIARRG; translated from the coding sequence GAACGCCGAATGGTGGCGCGGCGCGGTGATCTATCAGGTCTATCCGCGCAGCTTCGCCGACTCGAACGGCGACGGCGTCGGCGACCTGCCGGGGATCACCGCGCACCTCGACCACATCGCCTCGCTGGGCGTCGAGGGGGTGTGGCTGTCGCCGTTCTTCAAGTCGCCGATGAAGGACTTTGGCTACGACGTCTCGGATTACTGTGATGTCGATCCGATCTTCGGGACCTTGGCCGATTTCGACGCGCTGATCGCGCGCGCCCATGCGCTGGGCCTGAGGATCATCATCGATCTGGTCTTCTCGCACACCTCGGACGAGCACCCCTGGTTCACGCAAAGCCGCCAGGACCGGACCAACGCCAAGGCTGACTGGTTCGTCTGGGCAGACGCCAAGCCCGACGGCAGCCCGCCCAGCAACTGGCAGTCGGTGTTCGGCGGTCCGGCCTGGACCTGGGACGCCCGCCGCGGCCAGTACTACATGCACAACTTCCTCAGCAGCCAGCCGCAGCTGAACCTGCACAATCCGGCCGTCCAGGAAGCTCTGCTGGCCGTCACCCAGTTCTGGATCGATCGAGGCGTAGATGGCTTCCGCTTCGACGCCATCAATTTCTCGATGCATGACCCGGCCCTGACCGATAACCCGCCCCTTCCGCCGGGCGGCAAGCGCACCCGGCCGTTCGACTTCCAGGACAAGATCCACAACCAGGGCCACGCCGATATCCCGAAGTTCCTCAGCCGTCTGCGCGCCCTGACTGACGCGGCCGGCGGGCGCTTCTCGGTGGCGGAAGTGGGGGGCGATCACGCCGAACGCGAGATGAAGCTGTTCACCGCCGGCGACGACCGCCTGAACAGCGCCTACGGCTTCCTCTACCTGTACGCCGACAAACTGACGCGCGAGATGGTCCCGCAGGGCGCAGCGATCTGGCCGGGCGAGGCGGGGGAGGGGTGGCCTTCCTGGACCTTCTCGAACCACGACGCGCCGCGCGCCGTGTCGCGCTGGGCGGAGGGGCGAGATCGCAAGGCCTTCGCCGAGATGTGCCTTCTGCTCCTGATGGGCCTGCGGGGTAATGTCTTCGTCTACCAGGGCGAAGAACTGGGCCTGCCCCAGGCGAATGTGCCATTCGAGCGCCTGCAGGACCCCGAGGCCATCGCCAACTGGCCCCAGACCCTAGGGCGAGACGGAGCCCGGACCCCGATGCCCTGGACCGCGAGCGCGCTCAACGCCGGCTTTTCGGCGGTAGAGCCGTGGTTGCCCGTTGACCCTGAGCATCTCCCCCTGGCCGTTGACGCCCAGGAGGCCGACCCCGCCTCGACGCTGAACGTCGCGCGTCGCCTGATTGCTCTGCGCAAGGCCTTCCCAGCGCTACGGACGGGCGTGATCCGCTTCGTCGATACCAATACGCCCTTGCTGATCTTCCAGCGCGGCGAGGGGGCGGACGCCGTCTTGCTCGCTTTCAACCTCGGGTTCCAGCCGGTGACCTGGGCGCTTCCCGACGGCTGGACTTTGGTCGATGGCGTAAATCTGGACGGCGAAGGCGAGATGCCGGTGTGTGCGAGCCTGATCGCTCGGCGCGGCTAG